In one window of Nocardiopsis aegyptia DNA:
- a CDS encoding amidohydrolase family protein, with translation MTEFDIVVRSTRVVAPDGVRPASVAVRDGRIEAVDAYDAPLSAAEETDLGDVALLPGAVDLDTGVHAPGQDLAEAYRRVGRAALRGGVTSVVASPAPARPAITCADALHVHQRAAAGLPVSLYFLGGVTRGTGPLDLADLQAAGAVAFRGSLSDGGAPDMAALSDARLRKSMAEIAALDSVLLVHAEDAEELGTPAVSAEQRPPRAERRGLERVIAAARVVGTRTHVCPFSAAECAALLAAAESIGVALSAQSCAHYLCLPAEALAPDSPAHGCRPPVRSDANRKALWSALLSPDSAISTVGSGHLPANGIHTLEWNLPALWTAATRRGLGLADLVRWASRTPADLVGLTGKGRIAVGCDADLVAFDPLRRRVVPGDDPSPYAGRELTGGVGPVWAMGRRPPGDPDTTA, from the coding sequence ATGACCGAGTTCGACATTGTGGTCCGTTCCACGCGGGTGGTCGCGCCGGACGGGGTGCGGCCCGCGAGCGTGGCGGTCCGGGACGGCCGGATCGAGGCCGTGGACGCCTACGACGCGCCCCTGTCCGCCGCGGAGGAGACCGACCTCGGGGACGTGGCGCTCCTGCCGGGGGCGGTCGACCTGGACACCGGCGTCCACGCACCGGGCCAGGACCTGGCCGAGGCCTACCGGCGTGTGGGGCGGGCGGCACTGCGCGGCGGTGTGACCAGTGTCGTGGCCTCCCCAGCGCCCGCCCGCCCCGCCATCACGTGCGCCGACGCCCTGCACGTGCACCAGCGCGCGGCGGCCGGCCTGCCGGTGTCGTTGTACTTCCTGGGCGGTGTGACCCGCGGGACCGGACCGCTGGACCTGGCCGACCTCCAGGCGGCGGGCGCGGTGGCCTTCCGCGGGTCGCTCTCGGACGGGGGCGCCCCCGACATGGCCGCGCTGAGCGACGCGCGGCTGCGCAAGTCGATGGCCGAGATCGCGGCGCTGGACTCGGTCCTGCTCGTCCACGCCGAGGACGCCGAGGAGCTGGGCACACCGGCGGTGTCGGCGGAGCAGCGCCCGCCCCGGGCCGAGCGGCGCGGTCTGGAACGGGTGATCGCGGCGGCACGGGTGGTGGGCACGCGCACGCACGTGTGCCCGTTCTCCGCGGCGGAGTGCGCCGCCCTGCTCGCGGCGGCGGAGTCGATCGGGGTGGCGCTGTCCGCGCAGTCCTGCGCGCACTACCTGTGCCTTCCCGCCGAGGCGCTCGCCCCGGACTCCCCCGCGCACGGGTGCCGACCGCCGGTGCGCTCGGACGCCAACCGCAAGGCGCTGTGGAGCGCCCTGCTGTCGCCGGACTCGGCGATCAGCACGGTCGGGTCCGGGCATCTGCCCGCCAACGGGATCCACACCCTGGAGTGGAACCTGCCCGCGCTGTGGACGGCCGCCACGCGCCGCGGGCTGGGACTGGCCGACCTGGTGCGGTGGGCGTCGCGGACGCCGGCCGACCTGGTCGGTCTGACCGGCAAGGGCCGGATCGCGGTGGGCTGCGACGCGGACCTGGTGGCCTTCGACCCCCTGCGCAGACGGGTCGTCCCGGGGGATGATCCGAGCCCGTACGCGGGTAGGGAACTGACGGGCGGGGTGGGTCCTGTCTGGGCGATGGGCCGCCGCCCGCCCGGGGATCCGGACACCACCGCCTGA
- a CDS encoding cytochrome c oxidase assembly protein, protein MAPPAQNTTSSPQERDAAPGTGRVPVIAGAAAALCLGALVLTLVLGGAAFPVLIPGLPDAGQAVRWGLPLSKVVMDASAVLAVGLLLLAAVLLPSERGRLSEQATEYVRAATWAALAWAVAAVFTMYFQASEFLARPFGGVSVDEVTAYAGSVSTGIALMFVVLITTGIALFGRTVVTASGALWLLVLGLIAVTPPGLTGHSASSGSHELAVTGLALHVIAITAWVGGLAAVTYHAVRRDGRDSPVAVARFSRMALWTYVGVAVSGAASALARLASPADLLATEYGLIIVVKAVLFTVLGAFGYLHREHALRRIENAPPGQEGRSFRRGAFLRIAAVEILVMAAVIGVSVGLGRTAPPPPLEGTVDPAAAILGFPVPPPMSPETLLTLWRPDLFFIMIVVVGGGLYGAGVARLLRRGDAWPVGRTVAFALGLLTIVAVQLTGFATYSMVLFSTHMIQHMVLSMLVPILLVLGAPVTLALRALKPARRRGDRGPREWLNLFLNSRFSKVVTHPGVATPLFVISPYALYFTPLFPNLMNDHLGHLFMGVHFLLAGFLFYWIIVGVDPAPRKVPFLLRILLLLVAMGFHAFFGITIMMQSAPIAMDFYNQFEVPWLEGQAEDQYEGGGIAWALGEIPTVLVMLALVVQWSRDDEKEERRRERHSRRDGSDDADMDDYNAYLAELDRRSRGLPAKDEAADKVADADG, encoded by the coding sequence GTGGCTCCTCCCGCACAGAACACGACTTCCTCCCCGCAGGAACGCGACGCAGCACCCGGCACCGGTCGTGTACCGGTGATCGCGGGCGCCGCCGCGGCCCTGTGCCTGGGGGCGCTCGTCCTGACCCTGGTCCTGGGCGGGGCGGCCTTCCCCGTCCTCATCCCCGGACTGCCGGACGCGGGGCAGGCGGTGCGCTGGGGCCTGCCGCTGTCCAAGGTCGTCATGGACGCCTCCGCCGTCCTGGCCGTCGGACTGCTGCTGCTCGCCGCCGTCCTGCTCCCCTCCGAGCGCGGACGCCTGAGCGAGCAGGCCACCGAGTACGTGCGCGCGGCCACCTGGGCGGCGCTCGCCTGGGCCGTCGCCGCGGTGTTCACGATGTACTTCCAGGCCTCGGAGTTCCTGGCGCGGCCCTTCGGCGGCGTGAGCGTCGACGAGGTCACCGCCTACGCCGGATCGGTCTCCACCGGCATCGCGCTGATGTTCGTCGTCCTCATCACCACCGGGATCGCCCTGTTCGGGCGCACGGTCGTGACGGCGAGCGGGGCGCTGTGGCTCCTCGTCCTCGGGCTGATCGCCGTCACTCCGCCGGGGCTGACCGGGCACTCGGCCTCCTCCGGCTCGCACGAGCTGGCCGTGACCGGGCTGGCCCTGCACGTCATCGCGATCACGGCGTGGGTCGGCGGGCTCGCCGCGGTCACCTACCACGCCGTGCGGCGCGACGGCCGTGACTCGCCCGTCGCGGTCGCCCGCTTCAGCCGGATGGCGCTGTGGACCTACGTCGGTGTGGCCGTCAGCGGCGCGGCCAGCGCCCTGGCCCGTCTCGCCTCGCCGGCCGACCTGCTCGCCACCGAGTACGGGCTCATCATCGTCGTCAAGGCCGTGCTGTTCACGGTCCTGGGCGCGTTCGGCTACCTGCACCGCGAGCACGCGCTGCGGCGGATCGAGAACGCCCCGCCCGGCCAGGAGGGACGGTCGTTCCGGCGCGGGGCGTTCCTGCGGATCGCGGCCGTGGAGATCCTGGTGATGGCCGCCGTGATCGGTGTGTCGGTCGGCCTGGGCCGCACCGCACCGCCGCCGCCCCTGGAGGGCACGGTCGACCCGGCCGCCGCGATCCTGGGCTTCCCCGTCCCGCCGCCCATGAGCCCGGAGACGCTGCTGACCCTGTGGCGTCCGGACCTGTTCTTCATCATGATCGTGGTGGTCGGCGGCGGCCTCTACGGCGCGGGCGTGGCCCGGCTCCTGCGGCGCGGCGACGCCTGGCCGGTCGGCCGCACGGTCGCCTTCGCCCTGGGCCTGCTCACGATCGTGGCCGTCCAGCTCACCGGGTTCGCGACCTACTCCATGGTGCTGTTCTCCACGCACATGATCCAGCACATGGTGCTGTCCATGCTCGTGCCGATCCTGCTGGTGCTGGGCGCGCCCGTCACCCTGGCGCTGCGGGCGCTCAAGCCCGCCAGGCGGCGCGGCGACCGGGGCCCGCGCGAGTGGCTGAACCTGTTCCTCAACAGCCGCTTCTCCAAGGTCGTGACGCATCCCGGGGTCGCCACCCCGCTGTTCGTGATCAGCCCCTACGCGCTGTACTTCACGCCGCTGTTCCCGAACCTGATGAACGACCACCTGGGTCACCTGTTCATGGGCGTGCACTTCCTGCTCGCGGGGTTCCTCTTCTACTGGATCATCGTGGGTGTGGACCCCGCCCCGCGGAAGGTCCCGTTCCTGCTGCGCATCCTGCTGCTGCTGGTGGCGATGGGCTTCCACGCCTTCTTCGGCATCACGATCATGATGCAGTCCGCGCCGATCGCCATGGACTTCTACAACCAGTTCGAGGTGCCGTGGCTGGAGGGCCAGGCCGAGGACCAGTACGAGGGCGGCGGTATCGCGTGGGCCCTCGGTGAGATCCCGACGGTGCTGGTCATGCTCGCGCTCGTCGTGCAGTGGTCGCGAGACGACGAGAAGGAGGAGCGGCGCCGCGAGCGCCACAGCCGCCGCGACGGGTCCGACGACGCCGACATGGACGACTACAACGCCTACCTGGCCGAGCTGGACCGCCGCTCGCGCGGACTCCCGGCGAAGGACGAGGCCGCGGACAAGGTCGCCGACGCCGACGGCTGA
- a CDS encoding exonuclease SbcCD subunit D produces the protein MRLLHTSDWHLGRSFHRENLIDAQAAFLDHLVDTIADQRIDVVVVSGDLYDRALPPVDAVRLFDTALGRIRATGARAVLISGNHDSMTRMSFATGLIDASGVHLRSSLDGVGTPVVIEDAHGPVAFYGIPYLDPEIARHHWDLPERGHTAALGHAMDLVRADLAERSGTRSVVLSHAFVTGGEPSDSERDISVGGASHVSAAVYDGVDYVALGHLHGRQTITPSVRYPGSPLAYSFSEEHHVKGCWIVDLDADGLAGCEFLPAPVPRPLARIRGRIEDLLTRPEWEAYTGHWLAVTLTDPRRPAHPMDRLRERFPHALLLEFDPEGGTERSRAVTSPVADRSEREVIGDFVEWARGTPATPEEEALVNAAIEQVRLHEGAR, from the coding sequence ATGCGCCTGCTGCACACCTCGGACTGGCACCTGGGTCGCTCCTTCCACCGGGAGAACCTCATCGACGCCCAGGCCGCCTTCCTCGACCACCTCGTCGACACCATCGCCGACCAGCGGATCGACGTGGTGGTCGTCTCCGGCGACCTCTACGACCGCGCGCTGCCGCCGGTGGACGCCGTCCGGCTGTTCGACACCGCGCTCGGCCGGATCCGCGCCACCGGCGCCCGCGCCGTCCTCATCAGCGGCAACCACGACTCCATGACCCGGATGTCGTTCGCCACCGGGCTCATCGACGCCTCCGGCGTGCACCTGCGCAGCTCCCTGGACGGCGTCGGCACGCCCGTCGTGATCGAGGACGCGCACGGCCCCGTCGCCTTCTACGGCATCCCCTACCTGGATCCGGAGATCGCCCGGCACCACTGGGACCTGCCCGAGCGCGGGCACACCGCCGCCCTCGGGCACGCCATGGACCTGGTCCGCGCGGACCTCGCCGAGCGGTCCGGCACCCGTTCGGTGGTGCTCTCGCACGCCTTCGTCACCGGCGGCGAGCCCTCCGACAGCGAACGCGACATCTCGGTGGGCGGCGCCTCCCACGTGTCGGCCGCGGTCTACGACGGCGTGGACTACGTCGCCCTGGGCCACCTGCACGGCCGCCAGACCATCACCCCGTCCGTGCGCTACCCCGGCAGCCCCCTGGCCTACTCCTTCTCCGAGGAGCACCACGTCAAGGGCTGCTGGATCGTCGACCTGGACGCCGACGGCCTGGCCGGCTGCGAGTTCCTCCCCGCACCCGTCCCGCGCCCGCTCGCCCGGATCCGGGGCCGGATCGAGGACCTGCTCACCAGACCCGAGTGGGAGGCCTACACCGGGCACTGGCTGGCGGTCACCCTCACCGACCCCCGCCGTCCCGCCCACCCCATGGACCGGCTGCGCGAACGCTTCCCGCACGCGCTGTTGCTGGAGTTCGACCCCGAGGGCGGCACCGAGCGCTCCCGCGCGGTGACCTCGCCGGTCGCCGACCGCAGCGAGCGCGAGGTGATCGGCGACTTCGTCGAGTGGGCGCGCGGCACCCCCGCCACACCCGAGGAGGAAGCGCTGGTGAACGCGGCGATCGAGCAGGTCCGACTGCACGAGGGGGCGCGCTGA
- a CDS encoding O-methyltransferase, translating to MTRTSENLSPELHSYIVAHTTPVDDVLADLVAETERLFPDYKGMQIGPEQGVFTTLLAQASGARDVVEVGTFTGYSSLCLARGIPADGTLLACDVSDEWTSVARRYWKRAGVDGKITLRIGPALDTLRALPREPAFDLAFVDADKTGYVDYWEELVPRMRAGGLLLADNTLSHGRVVERSVTAAAVQGIRDFNDHLVADDRVTQVLLPIGDGLTLARKN from the coding sequence GTGACACGAACCTCGGAGAACCTCAGCCCGGAACTGCACTCCTACATCGTCGCCCACACCACGCCCGTCGACGACGTCCTCGCGGACCTGGTGGCGGAGACCGAGCGGCTCTTCCCGGACTACAAGGGCATGCAGATCGGCCCCGAACAGGGCGTCTTCACCACACTTCTGGCCCAGGCGTCCGGGGCCCGCGACGTCGTGGAGGTCGGTACCTTCACCGGCTACTCCTCCCTCTGCCTGGCGCGCGGCATCCCCGCCGACGGGACCCTGCTCGCCTGCGACGTCAGCGACGAGTGGACCTCGGTCGCCCGCCGCTACTGGAAGCGCGCGGGTGTGGACGGCAAGATCACGCTCAGGATCGGTCCGGCCCTGGACACGCTGCGGGCGCTGCCCCGCGAGCCCGCCTTCGACCTGGCCTTCGTGGACGCCGACAAGACCGGCTACGTCGACTACTGGGAGGAGCTGGTCCCCCGGATGCGCGCGGGCGGCCTCCTGCTGGCCGACAACACGCTCTCGCACGGACGCGTGGTGGAGCGCAGCGTCACGGCCGCGGCCGTCCAGGGGATCCGCGACTTCAACGACCACCTGGTCGCCGACGACCGCGTCACCCAGGTGCTGCTCCCGATCGGCGACGGACTGACCCTGGCCCGCAAGAACTGA
- a CDS encoding metal-dependent hydrolase — translation MMGHSHALTGVVGWMAVVPLVQGTEFLTLSFDLGPGEIIAGSLVCAGAALLPDLDHKSATITRTYGKVTEVLSDIFGWAFGGHRMGTHSFFFAALMGTLVTLLAMWSELAVQIFVFLLIGIALQGLGFGLDKNKAASGIINAMATGAITLALYSAELNYTWLGLAVAFGVILHFFGDMITKMGVPMFWPFWKKRIGQDKGFKTNGPVEQKVVTPLLTIGVVLFSVYLFDWSTLLPEY, via the coding sequence ATGATGGGGCACTCGCACGCACTCACTGGCGTGGTCGGCTGGATGGCGGTCGTTCCGCTCGTTCAGGGAACGGAATTCCTCACGCTCAGTTTCGACCTGGGACCCGGTGAGATCATCGCCGGCTCGCTCGTGTGCGCGGGGGCGGCCCTGCTGCCCGACCTCGACCACAAGAGCGCCACGATCACCCGGACCTACGGCAAGGTCACCGAGGTGCTCAGCGACATCTTCGGTTGGGCCTTCGGCGGCCACCGCATGGGAACGCACTCGTTCTTCTTCGCGGCGCTGATGGGCACCCTGGTGACGCTGCTGGCCATGTGGTCGGAGCTGGCCGTGCAGATCTTCGTGTTCCTGCTCATCGGCATCGCGCTCCAGGGGCTCGGCTTCGGCCTGGACAAGAACAAGGCGGCGTCGGGCATCATCAACGCCATGGCCACGGGCGCGATCACGCTCGCGCTGTACTCGGCCGAGCTCAACTACACCTGGCTGGGCCTGGCGGTGGCCTTCGGCGTCATCCTGCACTTCTTCGGCGACATGATCACCAAGATGGGCGTGCCGATGTTCTGGCCCTTCTGGAAGAAGCGGATCGGGCAGGACAAGGGCTTCAAGACCAACGGCCCGGTCGAGCAGAAGGTGGTCACACCGCTGCTGACCATCGGCGTCGTACTGTTCTCCGTCTACCTCTTCGACTGGTCGACCCTGCTCCCGGAATACTGA
- a CDS encoding AAA family ATPase: MRLHTLTVQAFGPFAGTERVDFDRLGAGGLFLVHGPTGAGKTTVLDAVCFALYGSLPGARGKDRSPKSDHAPLDRVPEVTLECTVRGRRVRIERRPRWERPKKRGTGTITENAKVVVSERVNGRWEGVTTRPDEAGQFIGDLVGLTIDQFCQIAMLPQGDFARFLRAKSDERRESLERIFNTRVFRDVEDWFKGHANRLRREVESADDRVRSVAGRIAEVGRSPAPDLPEELSAWAAELACVTAATAADAEAVAAGFTEARASAQRALAEGREVRSRQERLAAARERRDRLAGAAEERARIDVLLAAAERAEAVLPFLRARDHRRTELDKAGIAVADQLSLVAGLDDVGPGVDAGGGAGTGTGSGTGGAEVGPDTGGGTPEEPDGPGRGRPQALLRAAEQRRRDELARLDLLRADAERRTSLGLAITRFTGRLAGIEGELSRVRARLADLPARIERVTGDLRRARELGGQTEAAEAALAAAERRRTAAVEHERLGGELAAAEERHRAAVDAAQDARDRALDLRERRITQMAAELAAGLVDGEPCAVCGADHHPRPARPSQGGLVTADEEKAAHAAADRAWAARSEAESAVVALRERRAAAADLAEGRTVPAAREEARDLRTALDEARAAAGEAQRLEEALDQLTAELERGRSREADLAREESEVRAHRENAGGEHERLTALLDHARGDDPGLEERIVRLSEEADLLRAATEAVNTRDLAAEELRAATADAEYRRAESGFDDEFQVREAALEEPRRRELRERARAHDDGVAAAEAVLADPELAAAGAAPVPDLAAAEAVAERAAAAADRAVAWRSMLQERADRLAALRGELEASLAGCAPVLRRYAVAEGLRGLAAGTSADNTDNVRLSAYVLAARLEQVVAAANDRLLTMSDGRYELRYTVDKAAGDGRARSAGGLGMRVVDAWTGVERDPATLSGGETFFSSLALALGLGDVASAEAGGTDIDTLFVDEGFGTLDEDTLEEVLDVLDRLRDGGRAVGVVSHVADLRQRVSTRLRVVKGASGSRLEHVG; this comes from the coding sequence ATGCGGCTGCACACCCTCACCGTGCAGGCCTTCGGGCCGTTCGCCGGCACCGAGCGCGTCGACTTCGACCGGCTCGGCGCCGGCGGCCTCTTCCTCGTCCACGGCCCCACCGGCGCGGGCAAGACCACCGTGCTGGACGCCGTGTGCTTCGCGCTCTACGGCTCCCTGCCCGGGGCGCGCGGCAAGGACCGCTCCCCCAAGAGCGACCACGCCCCGCTGGACCGCGTCCCCGAGGTCACCCTGGAGTGCACCGTGCGGGGGCGCCGGGTGCGGATCGAGCGCCGCCCCCGCTGGGAGCGGCCGAAGAAGCGCGGAACCGGCACCATCACGGAGAACGCCAAGGTGGTCGTGAGCGAGCGCGTCAACGGCCGCTGGGAGGGCGTCACCACCCGGCCGGACGAGGCCGGACAGTTCATCGGCGACCTCGTCGGCCTCACCATCGACCAGTTCTGCCAGATCGCCATGCTTCCCCAGGGCGACTTCGCCCGCTTCCTGCGCGCGAAGTCCGACGAGCGCCGCGAGTCCCTGGAGCGGATCTTCAACACCCGCGTGTTCCGGGACGTCGAGGACTGGTTCAAGGGGCACGCCAACCGGCTGCGCCGCGAGGTGGAGAGCGCCGACGACCGGGTGCGGTCCGTGGCCGGCCGGATCGCCGAGGTCGGCCGCTCCCCCGCGCCCGACCTGCCGGAGGAGCTGTCGGCGTGGGCGGCCGAACTCGCCTGCGTCACCGCCGCGACCGCCGCCGACGCCGAAGCGGTGGCGGCCGGGTTCACCGAGGCGCGCGCGTCGGCCCAGCGCGCACTGGCCGAGGGTCGCGAGGTCCGGTCCCGGCAGGAGCGGCTGGCCGCGGCCAGGGAGCGGCGCGACCGGCTCGCCGGGGCCGCGGAGGAGCGGGCCCGGATCGACGTCCTGTTGGCCGCGGCCGAGCGGGCCGAGGCCGTGCTGCCGTTCCTGCGGGCGCGCGACCACCGCCGCACCGAACTCGACAAGGCCGGGATCGCCGTGGCCGACCAGCTGTCCCTGGTCGCCGGGCTGGACGACGTCGGCCCCGGCGTCGACGCGGGCGGCGGCGCCGGGACGGGCACGGGCAGCGGCACGGGCGGCGCCGAGGTGGGTCCGGATACCGGCGGTGGCACGCCGGAGGAGCCGGACGGACCCGGGCGCGGACGCCCGCAGGCCCTGCTGCGCGCCGCCGAGCAGCGCAGGCGCGACGAACTCGCCCGGCTGGACCTGCTGCGGGCCGACGCCGAACGGCGAACCTCGCTGGGGCTGGCCATCACCCGCTTCACCGGGCGGCTGGCCGGTATCGAGGGCGAGCTGTCCCGCGTCCGCGCCCGCCTGGCCGACCTGCCCGCACGGATCGAGAGGGTCACCGGCGACCTGCGCCGGGCACGCGAACTGGGCGGTCAGACGGAGGCGGCCGAGGCCGCGCTGGCCGCCGCCGAACGGCGCCGGACGGCGGCCGTCGAGCACGAGCGCCTGGGCGGTGAGCTGGCGGCGGCCGAGGAGCGCCACCGCGCGGCCGTGGACGCGGCGCAGGACGCCCGTGACCGTGCCCTGGACCTGCGCGAGCGGCGGATCACCCAGATGGCGGCCGAGCTGGCCGCCGGCCTGGTCGACGGCGAGCCCTGCGCGGTCTGCGGCGCCGACCACCACCCGCGGCCGGCCCGCCCCTCCCAGGGCGGCCTGGTGACGGCGGACGAGGAGAAGGCCGCCCACGCCGCAGCCGACCGCGCGTGGGCGGCCCGTTCGGAGGCCGAGTCCGCGGTCGTGGCGCTGCGCGAGCGCCGCGCGGCCGCCGCCGACCTCGCCGAGGGGCGCACCGTCCCGGCCGCGAGGGAGGAGGCCCGGGACCTGCGCACCGCCCTGGACGAGGCGCGCGCCGCCGCCGGGGAGGCGCAGCGGCTGGAGGAGGCGCTGGACCAGCTCACCGCCGAGCTGGAGCGGGGCCGCTCCCGCGAGGCCGACCTGGCACGGGAGGAGTCGGAGGTGCGGGCCCACCGGGAGAACGCCGGCGGGGAGCACGAACGCCTGACCGCGCTGCTCGACCACGCCCGGGGCGACGATCCCGGGCTGGAGGAACGCATCGTGCGGCTCTCCGAGGAGGCCGACCTGCTGCGCGCGGCCACCGAGGCCGTCAACACCCGCGACCTGGCCGCGGAGGAGCTGCGCGCGGCCACCGCCGACGCGGAGTACCGCCGCGCCGAGTCCGGCTTCGACGACGAGTTCCAGGTGCGGGAGGCCGCGCTGGAGGAGCCGCGGCGGCGGGAGCTGCGTGAGCGGGCCCGGGCGCACGACGACGGCGTGGCCGCGGCCGAGGCGGTCCTGGCCGATCCGGAGCTGGCCGCCGCCGGGGCGGCCCCCGTACCCGACCTGGCCGCGGCGGAGGCGGTGGCCGAGCGCGCCGCAGCCGCGGCCGACCGCGCGGTGGCCTGGCGGAGCATGCTCCAGGAACGGGCGGACCGGCTCGCCGCGCTGCGCGGGGAACTGGAGGCGAGCCTCGCGGGCTGTGCGCCGGTCCTGCGCCGGTACGCGGTCGCCGAAGGGCTGCGCGGCCTGGCGGCGGGCACGTCGGCGGACAACACCGACAACGTGCGGCTGTCGGCCTACGTGCTGGCCGCGCGGCTGGAGCAGGTCGTGGCGGCGGCCAACGACCGGTTGCTGACCATGTCGGACGGCCGCTACGAGCTGCGGTACACGGTGGACAAGGCGGCCGGGGACGGCCGTGCCCGTTCGGCGGGCGGCCTGGGCATGCGGGTCGTGGACGCCTGGACGGGGGTGGAGCGCGACCCGGCGACGCTGTCGGGCGGCGAGACCTTCTTCAGCTCACTGGCGCTCGCGCTCGGGCTGGGCGACGTCGCCTCGGCCGAGGCGGGCGGGACCGACATCGACACCCTGTTCGTGGACGAGGGGTTCGGCACACTGGACGAGGACACCCTGGAGGAGGTCCTGGACGTGCTCGACCGGCTGCGCGACGGCGGCCGGGCCGTGGGCGTGGTGAGCCACGTCGCGGACCTGCGCCAGCGGGTGTCCACTCGGCTCAGGGTGGTCAAGGGCGCCTCCGGTTCGCGCCTGGAGCATGTCGGGTGA